From a region of the Synechococcus sp. RS9916 genome:
- a CDS encoding HEAT repeat domain-containing protein: MEIRENTSSEAQLSEEEALDLATHLKERLRAGLPIDSDPDSIATMIAGLGDSRGLLRRSFSGGLGSVGKAAVPALCQAMKHSPQVTVRRAAAKTLTLIKDPSSLPDLLSTFLSDTDSVVQGSTMGAMASMGDQSVEAILSIIAAPESTEMQIGLANWALTLIGDRAPQVLRQAATSENPNIRKASISALGSQIQNLDAEDDKQLFLNALSDPYAEIRAEAVTLIGKFDDTKIAVKLVMPKLADSDPWVRKNSALSLMKLRDTSALNALQERAKNEDDDVVLSVLKLAINQLTRAEGG; encoded by the coding sequence ATGGAGATTCGAGAGAACACCTCTTCTGAAGCGCAACTCAGCGAAGAAGAAGCCCTTGATCTGGCTACTCATCTCAAAGAGAGACTTAGAGCCGGATTGCCGATTGACTCTGATCCAGACTCAATCGCGACCATGATAGCTGGGCTCGGGGATTCCCGAGGACTACTACGTCGTAGTTTTTCGGGTGGCCTTGGATCTGTTGGCAAGGCTGCTGTTCCTGCTTTATGCCAAGCGATGAAGCATAGCCCTCAAGTCACTGTAAGAAGAGCAGCTGCTAAAACACTGACTTTAATTAAGGATCCTTCCAGTCTTCCCGATTTACTTTCGACATTTCTTTCTGATACTGACTCAGTTGTTCAAGGATCAACCATGGGCGCCATGGCTTCAATGGGGGATCAATCTGTAGAAGCAATCCTGAGCATTATTGCAGCTCCAGAAAGCACAGAAATGCAGATTGGTCTGGCAAATTGGGCGCTAACTCTTATTGGAGACCGAGCACCTCAAGTACTTCGACAAGCCGCCACATCAGAGAATCCCAACATAAGAAAGGCATCAATTTCTGCATTAGGAAGCCAAATACAAAATCTTGATGCTGAAGACGATAAACAACTTTTTCTCAATGCACTTAGCGATCCTTATGCTGAAATTCGTGCAGAAGCAGTTACGCTCATAGGAAAATTTGACGACACAAAGATTGCCGTAAAGCTTGTGATGCCCAAACTTGCAGATTCGGACCCTTGGGTACGCAAGAATAGCGCACTTTCATTGATGAAATTACGGGACACTTCTGCGCTAAACGCTCTTCAAGAGAGGGCAAAAAATGAAGATGATGATGTTGTCCTAAGTGTATTAAAACTTGCCATTAATCAGCTAACAAGAGCTGAGGGTGGCTAG
- a CDS encoding DUF2656 family protein: MTVFVISHNLQLKSPLTPDFSSHELAKGLMHNSSKFYSSDALAHPHWLVKLESDLSVDDMAKELVRAWKAFRQSEGHSVTHSFLALGGRKDSTALPGAPLQMGSWGVDFVECADPDEFLVSINWDALKSSRPADGIFELKA; the protein is encoded by the coding sequence ATGACAGTTTTCGTTATTTCTCATAACCTCCAGTTGAAGTCCCCCCTTACTCCTGATTTTTCATCTCATGAGTTAGCAAAGGGATTAATGCATAATTCGAGCAAATTTTATTCTTCAGATGCTTTGGCCCACCCACATTGGCTGGTAAAACTTGAATCTGATTTGTCTGTCGATGACATGGCCAAGGAACTAGTGAGAGCTTGGAAAGCCTTCCGCCAAAGTGAAGGTCATTCAGTTACTCACTCTTTCTTAGCTCTTGGAGGTCGCAAAGATAGCACTGCGTTACCTGGAGCTCCACTTCAGATGGGAAGCTGGGGAGTTGATTTTGTTGAATGTGCCGATCCTGATGAATTTCTTGTGAGCATTAACTGGGATGCTCTGAAATCATCAAGACCGGCAGATGGTATTTTTGAGCTTAAAGCCTAA
- a CDS encoding HEAT repeat domain-containing protein: MGRFDNIHPGLTCDHARHILSLPIDELETNSDLYMAAAHLVNCPCSETEDALQSLLICDLEDQAVKIAKRKAVEVLARLGSESSIPLIGQCLFAEDIYLVENSVWALDQLGCNDQKLIRQMISLLGDNSQNQRVLIQALSRLAIEQSLDSIQSLQASDRPGVRGAAIAAVSQYTCDKSMLLQITEHLMLPNQMDRQCAVQDLIDGGAIDVLPSIASAPVSPAFRIRACREILAKAKVLPQEQLWLEFIDTILRDDPAKINIIHKYEVLPPPEALIHQLYDTDFSRCYLAMQNLPAYSSESLIPILQKSWEEEAHNDYGAHYFFMHIFGSRDDWSPSALDWVLDLLYQAAINRRPQFQKSRAAAIQAIHRLNPDLFFELGSQLLRGSIHSSWDCRYVTIMCLERSSIASLDLIKELIMDSQKDSDIFLQARAALALTTIAS, translated from the coding sequence GTGGGCCGTTTTGATAACATCCATCCAGGGCTTACATGTGATCATGCACGTCATATTCTTTCGTTGCCCATAGATGAACTGGAGACCAACAGTGACTTATATATGGCGGCTGCGCACTTGGTTAATTGCCCCTGTTCGGAAACTGAGGATGCACTTCAGTCACTCCTAATCTGTGATTTGGAAGATCAGGCGGTCAAGATTGCAAAAAGAAAGGCTGTGGAGGTTTTGGCGCGCCTGGGATCAGAATCATCAATCCCATTAATTGGTCAATGCCTCTTCGCGGAAGATATTTATCTGGTTGAAAACTCTGTTTGGGCACTTGATCAATTGGGCTGCAACGATCAGAAATTGATTCGTCAGATGATTTCCTTATTAGGGGACAACTCTCAAAACCAGAGGGTTCTTATTCAAGCTCTGTCTCGACTTGCAATTGAGCAGAGTCTTGATTCAATCCAATCACTTCAGGCTTCCGATAGACCTGGTGTTCGTGGGGCTGCCATAGCAGCAGTGTCTCAGTACACATGTGATAAATCCATGCTGTTGCAAATTACGGAGCATTTAATGCTTCCTAATCAAATGGATCGTCAATGTGCCGTACAGGATCTAATCGATGGGGGCGCGATTGATGTACTTCCATCTATCGCCTCTGCTCCTGTTTCGCCGGCGTTCAGAATACGTGCTTGCCGAGAGATTCTTGCCAAGGCCAAAGTCCTGCCTCAAGAACAGCTATGGCTCGAATTTATTGATACTATCCTAAGGGATGATCCTGCCAAGATAAATATTATCCATAAGTATGAGGTGCTTCCTCCTCCTGAGGCTCTTATTCATCAGCTTTATGATACTGATTTTAGTCGTTGCTATTTGGCTATGCAGAATTTGCCAGCGTACTCTTCTGAGAGTCTGATCCCAATATTGCAGAAATCATGGGAAGAGGAGGCTCATAATGATTATGGTGCACATTACTTTTTTATGCATATTTTCGGCTCACGAGATGACTGGAGCCCTTCTGCTCTCGACTGGGTTCTTGACTTGTTGTATCAAGCTGCGATCAATCGCAGACCCCAGTTTCAAAAAAGTCGGGCAGCTGCGATTCAAGCAATTCATAGGCTTAACCCAGATTTGTTTTTTGAACTTGGTTCTCAGCTCCTTCGTGGTTCGATTCACTCCTCCTGGGATTGCCGCTATGTGACCATTATGTGCTTAGAGCGCTCATCCATAGCCAGTTTGGATCTGATCAAAGAGTTAATTATGGATAGCCAAAAAGATTCTGATATTTTTTTGCAGGCTAGAGCTGCTTTGGCTCTTACCACAATTGCTAGCTAA
- a CDS encoding HEAT repeat domain-containing protein, translated as MDSSVQSFDQLVIDLSHPNPNIREAACNLMAEHYADQAMPRLISLLHDPDPALYRTAVKGLGILGHQSVPPLLELFKKTDNGTVKACCIKALVQVSVNFPTQAFPPQTMDVLEQALDEDNPVVAQSALMTLGHLSKQDSEKEHVIPLLIKACERDNIAHVQGALMALAELDSPLVHDCLKKLASDTNKDSLVREMAQASVERRESLNLV; from the coding sequence ATGGACTCTTCTGTGCAATCGTTTGATCAGCTCGTTATCGACCTTAGTCATCCTAATCCGAATATTCGCGAAGCTGCTTGCAATCTCATGGCGGAACATTATGCCGATCAAGCAATGCCTCGACTAATCTCCTTGCTGCATGATCCAGATCCAGCGCTCTACAGAACCGCGGTTAAGGGGCTTGGCATTCTTGGTCACCAAAGTGTTCCACCCTTGTTAGAGCTGTTCAAAAAAACGGATAATGGCACAGTAAAAGCCTGCTGTATCAAAGCTCTTGTTCAAGTTTCTGTGAATTTCCCGACTCAAGCTTTCCCTCCACAGACGATGGACGTACTAGAGCAGGCACTTGATGAAGACAATCCAGTCGTTGCACAGTCAGCACTGATGACCCTCGGTCATCTTTCGAAGCAGGATTCTGAAAAAGAGCATGTCATTCCCCTTCTGATCAAGGCCTGCGAAAGAGACAACATTGCTCATGTTCAGGGTGCATTAATGGCCTTAGCAGAACTTGACTCTCCTTTGGTTCATGACTGCTTGAAAAAGCTGGCTTCTGATACGAATAAGGACAGCTTGGTTAGAGAAATGGCTCAGGCAAGTGTCGAGCGTCGAGAAAGTCTCAATCTTGTCTGA
- a CDS encoding HEAT repeat domain-containing protein, translating to MTELSGNAPTLEVGELTEDEAYQLAEALKLQLADQQLPSSDEASIKKMVAGLGDQRGALRLTFAQSLGSVGKAAIPILCVALKSNPNVVIRRASAKTLNIIGSELALPNLIEAFETDNDPVVQGSSAGAMATIGIPAIESLLKILSNDKCTAFQVGLINLALSFIGAKAPDAFTTAAKSENPEIRIAALTALSEQVHSSASKTAKNILLEALKDEEAEVRAEAATITGKALEPEEAEAELIALLIDSSPQVRKNTALALMKMESFNSIEALTASIKGETDKQVKNVMKVALNQLEINS from the coding sequence ATGACCGAGCTTTCTGGAAACGCTCCAACGCTCGAGGTTGGGGAACTAACTGAAGATGAGGCCTACCAGCTGGCGGAAGCGTTGAAACTTCAACTTGCAGACCAGCAACTGCCCAGCTCAGATGAGGCCTCGATCAAAAAAATGGTGGCCGGATTGGGGGACCAACGTGGAGCCCTCCGGCTCACATTTGCGCAAAGTCTAGGCTCAGTAGGTAAAGCAGCGATCCCAATTTTGTGCGTAGCCTTGAAATCAAATCCCAATGTTGTCATCAGACGAGCATCTGCCAAAACACTCAATATCATCGGAAGTGAATTAGCACTACCGAATCTGATAGAAGCATTTGAAACTGACAATGATCCGGTCGTTCAGGGCTCATCCGCTGGAGCCATGGCGACAATTGGGATACCAGCAATCGAATCGCTACTAAAGATACTTTCAAATGATAAATGCACAGCATTTCAGGTCGGATTGATCAATCTGGCTCTAAGCTTTATCGGAGCCAAAGCACCAGATGCATTTACGACAGCCGCAAAATCAGAGAATCCGGAAATCAGGATTGCAGCCCTTACAGCATTATCCGAACAAGTCCATTCCAGTGCGAGCAAAACCGCAAAAAATATTTTACTAGAAGCATTAAAAGATGAAGAAGCAGAGGTAAGGGCAGAAGCAGCAACTATCACTGGAAAGGCATTAGAGCCAGAGGAAGCAGAAGCCGAATTAATTGCTCTGCTTATAGACAGCTCACCTCAAGTAAGGAAGAATACTGCTCTTGCGCTAATGAAAATGGAATCATTTAATTCAATCGAGGCTTTAACAGCTTCAATCAAGGGAGAGACTGACAAGCAAGTCAAAAATGTTATGAAAGTGGCACTCAACCAGCTAGAAATAAATTCATAA
- a CDS encoding phycobilisome rod-core linker polypeptide, translated as MLGTETSLKALTSATRTGPASFSTSSKAGKNTVPRTVAGAIAEYKRQHCAAMGIGIGPRLHSECPFGVTFDQYSPESTAALERVIVAAYRQVLGNLPPTDNQRETSLEVRLMNGEITVRDFVNGLAKSDFYKANFFHAVGAQRGIELNYKHVLGRAPLNQAEVQASIKLQAEEGFDALIDSLTDSAEYTEVFGSDIVPYDRSQDSYAGMFTRTFNLMRELGGTKVAVSDNAQGRNSRTVNPLAIAARESAKPMPFSYTAVSRTPVKLPQQQYTGHQTPKMTDYVAFRPFGVHF; from the coding sequence ATGCTCGGCACAGAAACCAGCCTGAAAGCCCTCACTTCAGCCACAAGAACAGGGCCCGCGTCATTCTCCACATCAAGCAAAGCTGGCAAAAACACCGTTCCTCGCACCGTTGCAGGCGCCATTGCTGAGTACAAGCGTCAGCATTGTGCTGCGATGGGGATTGGTATTGGACCAAGGCTGCACTCTGAGTGCCCCTTCGGTGTCACCTTTGATCAATACAGCCCAGAAAGCACAGCAGCACTGGAGCGTGTGATTGTTGCTGCTTACCGTCAAGTGCTCGGCAACCTCCCTCCAACAGACAACCAGCGTGAAACATCTCTGGAAGTTCGCCTGATGAATGGCGAGATCACAGTCCGTGATTTCGTGAATGGGCTAGCAAAGTCTGACTTCTACAAAGCCAACTTCTTCCATGCTGTTGGTGCTCAGCGTGGAATCGAACTGAACTACAAGCATGTGCTCGGCCGAGCTCCGTTAAATCAGGCTGAAGTTCAGGCAAGCATTAAGCTCCAAGCCGAAGAAGGCTTTGATGCTCTGATTGACAGCTTGACTGATTCAGCTGAATACACAGAAGTTTTTGGCTCTGACATCGTTCCTTACGACCGCAGTCAAGATTCCTACGCAGGTATGTTTACACGTACCTTCAACCTGATGCGTGAATTGGGTGGCACGAAGGTTGCCGTCAGTGATAATGCACAGGGGCGTAACAGCCGTACGGTGAATCCCTTGGCCATTGCAGCTCGCGAGAGTGCAAAGCCAATGCCATTCTCTTATACAGCAGTTTCTCGCACTCCGGTCAAACTGCCTCAGCAACAGTACACTGGCCACCAGACACCGAAGATGACTGACTACGTCGCCTTCCGTCCGTTCGGAGTTCACTTCTGA
- the mpeA gene encoding class 2 C-phycoerythrin subunit alpha encodes MKSVITTVVGAADSASRFPSASDMESVQGSIQRAAARLEAAEKLASNYDGIAQRAVDAVYAQYPNGATGRQPRKCATEGKEKCKRDFVHYLRLINYCLVTGGTGPLDELAINGQKEVYKALSIDAGTYVAGFANMRNDGCSPRDMSPQALTAYNTLLDYVINSLG; translated from the coding sequence ATGAAGTCCGTCATCACCACCGTTGTCGGCGCAGCCGACAGTGCATCCCGCTTCCCCTCCGCCTCCGACATGGAGTCCGTGCAGGGTTCCATCCAACGCGCTGCTGCCCGTCTGGAAGCTGCTGAGAAGCTGGCCTCCAACTACGACGGCATCGCTCAGCGTGCTGTTGACGCTGTGTACGCCCAGTACCCCAACGGCGCCACCGGCCGCCAGCCTCGTAAGTGTGCCACCGAAGGCAAAGAGAAGTGCAAGCGTGACTTCGTTCACTACCTGCGTCTGATCAACTACTGCCTGGTCACCGGCGGCACCGGCCCTCTGGACGAGCTGGCCATCAACGGTCAGAAGGAAGTCTATAAGGCTCTGAGCATCGACGCTGGCACCTACGTTGCTGGTTTCGCCAACATGCGTAACGACGGTTGCTCCCCTCGCGACATGAGCCCCCAGGCTCTGACCGCCTACAACACCCTGCTCGACTACGTGATCAACTCCCTCGGCTGA
- a CDS encoding bleomycin hydrolase, translated as MLDAFSRKAVSADSSGAFIGGGELASLKSFIADGNKRLDAVNAIAGNAACIVSDAVAGICCENTGLTAPNGGVYTNRKMAACLRDGEIVLRYVSYALLAGDASVLQDRCLNGLRETYAALGVPTGSASRAVAIMKAAAGALITNTNSQPKKAAVTQGDCASLSAEAGSYFDMVISAIS; from the coding sequence ATGCTCGACGCATTCTCCCGGAAGGCCGTCTCGGCCGATTCCAGCGGTGCATTCATCGGTGGAGGCGAGCTGGCCTCTCTGAAGTCCTTCATCGCTGATGGCAACAAGCGCCTCGACGCCGTGAACGCCATCGCAGGCAACGCTGCTTGCATCGTTTCTGACGCTGTCGCTGGCATCTGCTGCGAGAACACCGGCCTGACCGCCCCTAACGGTGGCGTCTACACCAACCGCAAGATGGCTGCTTGCCTGCGCGACGGTGAGATCGTTCTTCGTTATGTGAGCTACGCCCTGCTCGCCGGCGACGCTTCCGTGCTGCAGGACCGCTGCCTGAATGGTCTTCGCGAGACCTATGCCGCTCTGGGCGTTCCCACCGGTTCCGCTTCCCGCGCCGTTGCCATCATGAAGGCCGCCGCCGGTGCTCTGATCACCAACACCAACAGCCAGCCCAAGAAGGCAGCTGTGACCCAGGGTGACTGCGCCAGCCTGTCTGCTGAAGCTGGTAGCTACTTCGACATGGTGATCAGCGCCATCAGCTGA
- a CDS encoding HEAT repeat domain-containing protein — protein MAERFDILFEGLSEEKALELLRTNPEDLSNPVEKYTAATRLAASRSEQSLEGLIEAIQLDPENLFNRITRRKVLEALGRRRDARALPALFTALAFDDETSVINAVDSIAQIGAALNSNQSQKLLCALRGSDNQKRSVIQTHTRLGLAGGEEEIAALEQEENPLVAGAARAYAARVHGRLDRLVPLIHQLTDSIAGRRRAAVIDLGDAGDVSMLPHLVTCPVSMPLRAKSAFQLVDPEKTGTVPTAHSDLIIQLLQDDPAMLSLQKDWICSSNLTEIEKNLQHRDEGKQYGGALSLMNMPQELQIETIDQLRSRYWSDYGANYLLTAVVGLKNVEERSDVVRTALAETLPQYAKSRVAAAWACLRLGLTDQVELLRDIQNTATWIPLKWSCEHALKGLS, from the coding sequence ATGGCTGAACGATTCGATATTTTATTCGAAGGTCTATCAGAAGAGAAAGCGTTAGAGTTACTGAGAACAAATCCTGAAGATCTCTCCAATCCCGTCGAGAAATACACAGCGGCTACAAGGCTGGCTGCTAGTCGTAGCGAGCAATCTCTGGAAGGCTTGATTGAAGCCATTCAACTAGATCCAGAAAATCTATTCAACCGGATCACAAGGCGAAAAGTGCTGGAAGCACTGGGGAGGAGAAGAGATGCACGTGCTTTGCCTGCGCTTTTTACAGCTCTCGCGTTTGACGACGAAACATCGGTGATCAACGCGGTGGATTCGATTGCACAGATTGGAGCAGCTCTCAACAGCAATCAAAGCCAGAAGCTTCTTTGTGCACTCCGTGGCAGCGACAACCAGAAGCGTTCTGTGATTCAAACCCACACTCGTCTTGGCCTGGCCGGCGGGGAGGAGGAAATAGCAGCCCTTGAACAGGAGGAAAACCCGCTCGTGGCCGGAGCAGCACGTGCTTACGCCGCTAGGGTTCACGGTCGATTGGATCGACTCGTACCGTTGATCCATCAACTGACGGATTCCATTGCCGGAAGGCGGCGTGCAGCTGTGATCGACCTGGGTGATGCCGGGGACGTCAGCATGCTTCCCCATTTAGTGACATGCCCGGTCTCAATGCCTTTGCGGGCAAAAAGTGCCTTTCAGCTCGTCGATCCAGAAAAGACGGGCACGGTTCCTACAGCACATAGCGATCTCATCATTCAACTCCTGCAAGATGACCCCGCAATGCTTTCACTTCAAAAAGACTGGATCTGCAGCAGCAACTTGACGGAAATTGAAAAAAATTTACAGCATAGAGACGAAGGAAAACAATATGGAGGAGCATTAAGCCTCATGAATATGCCTCAAGAGCTGCAGATTGAGACAATTGATCAACTCCGCTCTCGATACTGGAGCGATTACGGAGCCAACTATCTCTTGACAGCAGTTGTTGGGCTGAAGAACGTTGAAGAGCGGAGTGATGTCGTACGCACCGCATTGGCGGAGACACTTCCGCAGTACGCGAAGTCACGCGTTGCGGCCGCTTGGGCATGCCTGAGACTCGGACTGACAGACCAAGTGGAACTTCTCAGGGACATTCAAAACACTGCGACCTGGATACCACTCAAATGGAGCTGCGAACACGCCCTTAAAGGCTTGTCATAA
- a CDS encoding Nif11-like leader peptide family natural product precursor → MPVSAEVEQALHRFVDSIVSQSALQDQLNQVEDIEALRNLVQSADPTLTGAAVIPLEQATLPPKILVNSGVTSQEIPWRLLRCPGGPLVLQLICKKANFAVWIESC, encoded by the coding sequence ATGCCTGTCTCGGCTGAGGTGGAACAAGCTCTGCATCGTTTTGTGGATTCAATTGTTTCTCAATCTGCGCTTCAGGATCAGTTGAACCAGGTTGAAGATATTGAAGCCCTCCGCAACCTCGTTCAGTCGGCTGATCCGACGCTGACAGGAGCTGCTGTGATCCCTTTGGAGCAGGCAACACTGCCTCCTAAGATTCTGGTGAATTCTGGAGTTACGAGTCAAGAGATTCCCTGGCGCCTACTTCGCTGTCCTGGTGGGCCGTTGGTGCTGCAACTGATCTGTAAAAAAGCAAATTTTGCTGTTTGGATCGAGAGTTGCTGA
- a CDS encoding Nif11-like leader peptide family natural product precursor produces the protein MSSHELTRFIDSVVRSHELATGLKPLTTHEQIIAYGQQQGFDFTVSEWSDLHQQDLLNQSSAVQESIRLADPGHWSWAFRQLSSWRAMLMEGAGDGRS, from the coding sequence ATGTCTTCTCATGAGTTAACGCGTTTTATTGATTCTGTGGTCCGCTCCCATGAGTTGGCCACTGGGCTCAAGCCCCTCACTACGCATGAACAAATCATTGCCTATGGACAACAGCAGGGATTTGACTTTACAGTTTCCGAATGGTCTGATTTGCATCAGCAAGATTTGCTGAATCAGTCAAGTGCCGTTCAAGAGTCCATTCGTCTGGCTGATCCTGGTCACTGGTCTTGGGCATTTCGCCAACTGTCTTCCTGGAGGGCTATGCTAATGGAGGGTGCAGGAGACGGTCGGTCTTGA
- a CDS encoding Nif11-like leader peptide family natural product precursor, giving the protein MSDAEQDQLLENFISLARSDQALRDEIKSARNQDEIIAIAQTKGFKLDSLAILRKWSKHSDFSKPTWLGWFDD; this is encoded by the coding sequence ATGTCTGATGCTGAACAAGATCAGCTGCTTGAGAATTTTATATCGCTTGCGCGTTCTGATCAAGCCTTGAGAGATGAGATTAAATCTGCACGTAATCAAGACGAGATTATCGCTATTGCGCAAACCAAAGGTTTCAAATTAGATTCGTTGGCTATTCTTCGCAAGTGGAGCAAGCATAGTGATTTTTCAAAGCCAACATGGTTAGGTTGGTTTGATGATTGA
- a CDS encoding chromophore lyase CpcT/CpeT, protein MSQVNIIRFAKTMAGIFDNFAQSQANPKEFARINIVFRPLPRDIFNGPGFYSEQYYDHSPWDPYRQGIHRLTIKEKTYVMENFGFPNKERLAGAGRVPELLESIKKENLEPRCGCAMHFVESRPGHYTGNVEPGKKCIVPRDGKLTYLVSEVEVNEETWISRDRGFDPETDEPKWGSEHGPLRFARIKSFSELITEEWASRDP, encoded by the coding sequence ATGTCTCAAGTGAATATTATACGGTTCGCAAAAACGATGGCCGGGATTTTTGACAATTTTGCGCAGTCTCAGGCGAATCCAAAAGAGTTTGCTCGCATCAATATTGTATTCAGGCCGTTACCAAGGGATATCTTTAACGGACCAGGATTTTATTCTGAACAATACTACGACCACTCTCCCTGGGATCCCTATCGCCAAGGCATCCATCGCCTTACGATTAAAGAAAAGACATATGTAATGGAGAACTTTGGATTCCCAAATAAAGAAAGACTTGCAGGTGCTGGACGAGTTCCAGAACTACTGGAATCAATCAAGAAAGAAAATCTTGAGCCTCGTTGTGGATGCGCTATGCATTTTGTTGAAAGCAGACCAGGTCATTACACTGGCAATGTTGAGCCTGGGAAAAAATGTATTGTGCCTAGAGATGGGAAACTAACGTATCTGGTTAGCGAAGTCGAAGTCAATGAGGAGACCTGGATCAGTCGTGATCGGGGGTTTGATCCAGAAACAGATGAGCCCAAATGGGGTTCTGAACATGGACCACTTCGTTTTGCGAGGATTAAATCATTTTCTGAATTAATAACTGAAGAATGGGCTAGTAGAGATCCTTAA
- a CDS encoding phycobiliprotein lyase — MNIEQFVAQSIGEWRSMRSGHSLAFQQFEDVLSEISITAINQTAGSIADLIEKSRFSSDSKIQSPFKMEWSAESDWEPDDPSEVSSGSCIIVPIPNDNHSGHLLRSMGYAESVPAESEYRFLEDGTFILTTQYDQSIAEERIWFLSDNLRCRSSVLKTSAGSGILQTSFASEVKRISA; from the coding sequence ATGAATATTGAGCAATTTGTTGCTCAAAGTATTGGTGAATGGCGATCGATGCGCTCGGGGCACTCACTTGCTTTTCAACAATTCGAAGATGTTTTAAGTGAGATTTCAATCACAGCGATAAATCAAACAGCCGGATCAATCGCAGACTTGATAGAAAAATCGAGATTCTCCTCTGATTCAAAAATCCAATCCCCATTCAAAATGGAATGGAGCGCAGAGAGTGATTGGGAGCCCGATGATCCAAGCGAAGTATCCAGCGGATCATGTATCATCGTGCCAATACCTAATGATAATCATTCTGGGCATCTTCTGAGAAGCATGGGTTACGCAGAGTCTGTACCAGCAGAATCAGAATACCGATTCCTCGAAGACGGCACATTTATACTCACAACCCAATACGATCAATCAATTGCAGAGGAGCGAATCTGGTTTTTATCAGACAACTTAAGATGCAGATCATCAGTTCTAAAAACCTCTGCAGGCTCAGGTATCTTGCAAACCTCATTTGCATCTGAGGTCAAAAGAATCAGCGCATAA
- a CDS encoding phycobilisome rod-core linker polypeptide: protein METTTLAAPANSDLGHAEEVIQGTYKQVFGNRHLMELDVNKSLEALFINGDLTVQGFVTALAQSDTYKKLFLENNNAYRFVELNFKHLLGRSPHDQTEVMEHVRRLHEEGYDAEIESYIYSEEYLTAFGVDQVPYNRSKQTVAGGRTINFTRSNILDAGYAGFDGAEQSSKLLNSLTTGEVPNIVNRKSVGNANALTITWSSGKQIGANRRAVQTSVVPQSSMSSTIQSILAQKGKILSIAKA from the coding sequence ATGGAAACCACGACACTTGCAGCACCCGCTAATAGCGACCTCGGTCACGCTGAAGAGGTGATTCAGGGCACCTACAAGCAGGTGTTTGGCAATCGTCATCTGATGGAATTGGATGTGAACAAGTCACTTGAAGCCTTGTTCATTAATGGGGACCTCACCGTTCAGGGTTTTGTTACAGCGCTTGCACAGTCTGATACATACAAAAAGCTTTTTTTGGAAAACAATAACGCCTATCGATTTGTTGAACTGAATTTTAAACATCTTCTTGGGCGTTCACCGCATGACCAAACTGAGGTCATGGAGCATGTACGGCGTTTACACGAAGAAGGTTACGATGCAGAGATAGAAAGTTACATATATAGCGAGGAATATCTCACTGCTTTTGGAGTCGATCAAGTTCCCTACAACCGTTCTAAGCAGACAGTTGCAGGAGGTAGAACAATCAACTTCACACGATCCAATATCTTGGATGCAGGATACGCTGGATTTGATGGAGCAGAGCAAAGCTCTAAGCTGCTAAACAGCCTGACAACTGGAGAGGTACCAAACATCGTCAATCGCAAGAGTGTTGGTAATGCTAATGCGTTAACGATTACCTGGAGCTCTGGAAAACAGATTGGGGCGAACCGACGTGCTGTACAAACATCGGTCGTGCCCCAAAGCTCAATGTCTTCAACAATTCAGAGCATTCTGGCCCAAAAAGGAAAGATCCTCTCTATTGCGAAGGCTTAA